One genomic segment of Manis pentadactyla isolate mManPen7 chromosome 1, mManPen7.hap1, whole genome shotgun sequence includes these proteins:
- the CDHR4 gene encoding cadherin-related family member 4 isoform X5 encodes MVPRAGGLGVPGEASLEEGGGPQGTLGHSTACRGRGGGSSKEWGRRSWKGEDSERVWWALRTPGEQVPSAAWEARVGKDLMNTAVCPRLWTPSVRQLCGQRGQPDYWLEAVGGEIWRQQVQTSLDLALQRSRRRSSQKCSSVNVTDCAAASQKAHLPQEPTHCPSNICCLPWFVNVSESQGPGTVLESFSFNCSSHVPTLELLHVQPPTTFFNPPSLTRWQGIYVGMVTLSSSARLDALAVNHYELRLRFTCGTHVMEGPLSVDVQRDSGRIQCAGRFASPAGEVIQVPETVQPGAQLYTLLLPGLELRGAQVSITSAQDPAHFPGPFSIDGQGWLRAPPQGLKGQAPKAFQLHIVVTFGQNRSCHGVLRVDVLPVPSSQVSFLEQAQNITIPENLAPGSKVAQVHAQGSDVRYEILSPAPCPLFSIGRDDGVVRSTAPLELAQAPGTAVTRLQVKAYERLRPWASVEQDLTVNVRSVNRWPPRCLPALLVTQIPETTPVGTVLTTFTCTDPDSPGSALDFQLLSHSPPGPASLCLRNRVLEVNATLDCDTPGVCFQHVASILVLDGGQPLMTTEVPVLVTVTPVNEFSPACAPRTFHVREDAGPHTLLGSVVGTDADYPHDSAEYYVSGRPAVFAVDRLSGEVRLLGRLDYELQRWYRLAVLLADHSQDQDPTHRRSGSCTITIEVEVVQPQGLDEGSDSSVLLSRCASVPSVGWLDRVVPSCGKPCSLGPDTRAVAGRGGGTGLGVWKVGDLTAFLQDVNDHAPECEPPLQELIVHAPLGRRMEVTNLSCWVPQEPQRLAFSYSIVAGNSQSRFRLQGAALVHSEATVGPPWPNQPHTQELLIRVADAGPSIPRLSTTATVIVHLVPWRASTEATSTHRATVPSGVTPLLVTDTEAFWQPEPWFVVVLTVTGALLLAALGWLLSRPLQGLAQVIQAPSKPAQCLLPNSTQGTQGSMEGFVAAPRMQMPQQPSSVRSLQHFDGRAQDSREYPLPNHSPPGPTFSPFPTSVSPPTTNPLSDLSLNGVCPQPSSPLSQCLSSTCRTRR; translated from the exons ATGGTGCCTAGGGCCGGGGGCCTGGGTGTGCCAGGGGAGGCGAGTTTAGAGGAGGGCGGCGGGCCACAGGGAACCCTGGGACACTCCACTGCATGCAGGGGAAGGGGAGGCGGAAGCAGCAAGGAGTGGGGCAGGCGCAGCTGGAAGGGGGAGGATTCTGAGAGGGTGTGGTGGGCACTTAGGACCCCCGGGGAGCAAGTGCCCAGTGCTGCCTGGGAGGCGAGGGTGGGGAAGGACCTGATGAATACAGCAGTATGCCCAAGGCTGTGGACCCCGTCCGTCCGGCAGctctgtgggcagaggggccagcCTGACTACTGGCTAGAAGCAGTGGGAGGTGAGATCTGGAGACAGCAAGTGCAGACAAGTTTGGACCTCGCCCTGCAAAGGTCACGAAGGCGCAGCTCTCAGAAGTGCAGCTCAGTGAACGTTACAGACTGTGCGGCTGCCTCCCAGAAGGCCCACCTGCCCCAGGAGCCCACTCACTGTCCCTCCA ACATCTGCTGCCTGCCCTGGTTCGTAAATGTCTCTGAGAGCCAGGGGCCTGGCACGGTCCTTGAGTCCTTCTCCTTCAACTGCTCATCTCACGTGCCTACCCTGGAGCTGCTCCATGTGCAGCCACCCACCACCTTCTTCAACCCACCCAGCCTGACCAGGTGGCAGGGGATCTATGTGGGCATG GTTACCCTGAGCAGCTCAGCCCGGCTGGATGCCCTAGCAGTGAACCACTATGAGCTGCGGCTGCGGTTCACGTGTGGCACTCATGTGATGGAGGGACCCCTCTCTGTGGATGTGCAGCGGGACTCCGGCCGTATCCAGTGTGCTGGCCGATTTGCCAGCCCAG CTGGCGAAGTCATCCAGGTGCCGGAAACTGTCCAACCTGGCGCCCAGCTATACACTCTGCTGCTCCCAGGCCTGGAACTCCGGGGTGCCCAG GTGAGCATCACCAGTGCCCAGGACCCTGCACACTTCCCCGGACCTTTCTCCATCGATGGGCAGGGTTGGCTGCGGGCACCGCCCCAGGGCCTCAAAGGCCAGGCTCCAAAG GCTTTCCAGCTCCACATCGTGGTGACCTTCGGACAAAACCGGAGCTGTCATGGGGTGCTGAGAGTGGACGTTCTGCCTGTCCCCTCCAGCCAGGTCTCCTTCCT GGAGCAGGCCCAGAACATCACCATCCCTGAGAACCTGGCTCCCGGGAGTAAGGTGGCTCAGGTCCACGCCCAGGGCTCTGACGTGCGCTACGAAATCCTCTCCCCAGCACCGTGCCCGCTCTTCTCCATCGGACGTG ATGATGGTGTGGTCCGGTCCACCGCACCCCTGGAGCTGGCACAGGCCCCAGGTACAGCAGTTACTAGGCTGCAGGTGAAGGCCTATGAGCGACTCCGGCCCTGGGCCAGCGTCGAACAGGACCTCACGGTGAATGTGCGGTCGGTCAACCGCTGGCCTCCACGCTGCCTTCCAGCGCTACTGGT GACACAGATCCCGGAGACCACGCCTGTGGGCACCGTGCTGACCACCTTCACTTGCACTGACCCGGACTCCCCTGGCTCTGCCCTTGACTTCCAGCTGCTGTCCCACAGCCCTCCTGGCCCAGCCAGCCTCTGCCTTCGAAACAGGGTCCTGGAG GTGAATGCCACGCTGGACTGTGACACTCCTGGGGTGTGCTTCCAGCATGTGGCCTCCATCCTGGTCCTCGATGGGGGCCAGCCCCTGATGACCA CTGAGGTGCCAGTGCTGGTGACAGTGACGCCTGTCAACGAGTTCTCCCCAGCCTGTGCTCCACGCACGTTCCATGTTCGGGAGGATGCGGGACCCCACACTCTGCTGGGCTCTGTGGTGGGCACGGACGCGGATTATCCTCATGACAGCGCTGAGTACTACGTCTCCGGCAGGCCCGCTGTCTTTGCTGTGGACCGTCTCAGCG GAGAGGTCCGCCTCCTGGGGCGGTTGGACTACGAGCTGCAGAGGTGGTACAGGCTTGCTGTCCTGCTGGCAGACCACAGCCAAGACCAGGACCCCACCCACCGCCGCTCGGGCTCCTGCACCATTACCATCGAGGTTGAGGTGGTTCAGCCCCAAGGCCTTGATGAGGGCTCAGACTCTAGCGTTCTGCTCTCCcgctgtgcctcagttccctccgTTGGTTGGCTAGACAGGGTGGTGCCTTCCTGTGGAAAGCCTTGCAGCCTGgggcctgacaccagggctgTGGCGGGAAGAGGCGGAGGCACTGGCCTAGGGGTTTGGAAAGTGGGTGACCTGACTGCCTTCCTGCAGGACGTGAATGACCATGCTCCCGAGTGTGAGCCCCCACTCCAGGAGCTCATCGTCCACGCACCCCTGGGCCGTCGTATGGAGGTGACCAACCTGTCATGTTGGGTACCCCAGGAGCCACAACGCCTGGCCTTCTCCTACAGCATCGTGGCGG GGAATAGCCAGAGCCGATTCAGACTGCAAGGAGCTGCCTTGGTGCACAGTGAAGCCACGGTGGGACCCCCCTGGCCAAATCAGCCCCATACTCAGGAGCTCTTGATCCGTGTGGCCGATGCAGGTCCCTCCATACCCCGCCTCAGCACCACAGCCACGGTCATTGTGCATCTAGTCCCCTGGAGGGCCAGCACAGAGGCCACCAGCACCCACAGAGCCACG GTGCCTTCAGGGGTGACACCCCTGCTCGTGACAGATACAGAGGCTTTCTGGCAGCCGGAGCCCTGGTTCGTGGTAGTGCTGACGGTGACGGGCGCCCTTCTCCTCGCGGCTCTGGGCTGGCTCCTCAGCAGGCCCCTCCAGGG GTTGGCCCAGGTGATACAGGCACCAAGCAAACCAGCCCAGTGTCTTCTGCCAAACAG CACCCAGGGAACCCAGGGGTCCATGGAGGGGTTCGTGGCGGCACCAAGGATGCAGATGCCCCAGCAACCCAGCAGCGTCCGAAGCCTG CAGCATTTTGATGGCAGAGCGCAGGATTCCCGTGAGTACCCGCTTCCTAACCATTCTCCACCTGGGCccactttctctccttttcccacTTCAGTATCTCCTCCTACCACCAATCCACTGTCTGATCTTTCCCTGAATGGAGTCTGTCCTCAGCCCTCCTCCCCCCTCAGCCAGTGTTTGTCAAGCACCTGTAGGACCAGGAGATGA
- the CDHR4 gene encoding cadherin-related family member 4 isoform X14, protein MLLLRPPALLLTLVVCDICCLPWFVNVSESQGPGTVLESFSFNCSSHVPTLELLHVQPPTTFFNPPSLTRWQGIYVGMVTLSSSARLDALAVNHYELRLRFTCGTHVMEGPLSVDVQRDSGRIQCAGRFASPAGEVIQVPETVQPGAQLYTLLLPGLELRGAQVSITSAQDPAHFPGPFSIDGQGWLRAPPQGLKGQAPKAFQLHIVVTFGQNRSCHGVLRVDVLPVPSSQVSFLEQAQNITIPENLAPGSKVAQVHAQGSDVRYEILSPAPCPLFSIGRDDGVVRSTAPLELAQAPGTAVTRLQVKAYERLRPWASVEQDLTVNVRSVNRWPPRCLPALLVTQIPETTPVGTVLTTFTCTDPDSPGSALDFQLLSHSPPGPASLCLRNRVLEVNATLDCDTPGVCFQHVASILVLDGGQPLMTTEVPVLVTVTPVNEFSPACAPRTFHVREDAGPHTLLGSVVGTDADYPHDSAEYYVSGRPAVFAVDRLSGEVRLLGRLDYELQRWYRLAVLLADHSQDQDPTHRRSGSCTITIEVEDVNDHAPECEPPLQELIVHAPLGRRMEVTNLSCWVPQEPQRLAFSYSIVAGNSQSRFRLQGAALVHSEATVGPPWPNQPHTQELLIRVADAGPSIPRLSTTATVIVHLVPWRASTEATSTHRATVPSGVTPLLVTDTEAFWQPEPWFVVVLTVTGALLLAALGWLLSRPLQGLAQVIQAPSKPAQCLLPNSTQGTQGSMEGFVAAPRMQMPQQPSSVRSLQHFDGRAQDSRTGRDYLFNTRTGARRWL, encoded by the exons ATGCTGCTGCTCAGGCCCCCCGCGCTGCTGCTTACCCTGGTAGTCTGCG ACATCTGCTGCCTGCCCTGGTTCGTAAATGTCTCTGAGAGCCAGGGGCCTGGCACGGTCCTTGAGTCCTTCTCCTTCAACTGCTCATCTCACGTGCCTACCCTGGAGCTGCTCCATGTGCAGCCACCCACCACCTTCTTCAACCCACCCAGCCTGACCAGGTGGCAGGGGATCTATGTGGGCATG GTTACCCTGAGCAGCTCAGCCCGGCTGGATGCCCTAGCAGTGAACCACTATGAGCTGCGGCTGCGGTTCACGTGTGGCACTCATGTGATGGAGGGACCCCTCTCTGTGGATGTGCAGCGGGACTCCGGCCGTATCCAGTGTGCTGGCCGATTTGCCAGCCCAG CTGGCGAAGTCATCCAGGTGCCGGAAACTGTCCAACCTGGCGCCCAGCTATACACTCTGCTGCTCCCAGGCCTGGAACTCCGGGGTGCCCAG GTGAGCATCACCAGTGCCCAGGACCCTGCACACTTCCCCGGACCTTTCTCCATCGATGGGCAGGGTTGGCTGCGGGCACCGCCCCAGGGCCTCAAAGGCCAGGCTCCAAAG GCTTTCCAGCTCCACATCGTGGTGACCTTCGGACAAAACCGGAGCTGTCATGGGGTGCTGAGAGTGGACGTTCTGCCTGTCCCCTCCAGCCAGGTCTCCTTCCT GGAGCAGGCCCAGAACATCACCATCCCTGAGAACCTGGCTCCCGGGAGTAAGGTGGCTCAGGTCCACGCCCAGGGCTCTGACGTGCGCTACGAAATCCTCTCCCCAGCACCGTGCCCGCTCTTCTCCATCGGACGTG ATGATGGTGTGGTCCGGTCCACCGCACCCCTGGAGCTGGCACAGGCCCCAGGTACAGCAGTTACTAGGCTGCAGGTGAAGGCCTATGAGCGACTCCGGCCCTGGGCCAGCGTCGAACAGGACCTCACGGTGAATGTGCGGTCGGTCAACCGCTGGCCTCCACGCTGCCTTCCAGCGCTACTGGT GACACAGATCCCGGAGACCACGCCTGTGGGCACCGTGCTGACCACCTTCACTTGCACTGACCCGGACTCCCCTGGCTCTGCCCTTGACTTCCAGCTGCTGTCCCACAGCCCTCCTGGCCCAGCCAGCCTCTGCCTTCGAAACAGGGTCCTGGAG GTGAATGCCACGCTGGACTGTGACACTCCTGGGGTGTGCTTCCAGCATGTGGCCTCCATCCTGGTCCTCGATGGGGGCCAGCCCCTGATGACCA CTGAGGTGCCAGTGCTGGTGACAGTGACGCCTGTCAACGAGTTCTCCCCAGCCTGTGCTCCACGCACGTTCCATGTTCGGGAGGATGCGGGACCCCACACTCTGCTGGGCTCTGTGGTGGGCACGGACGCGGATTATCCTCATGACAGCGCTGAGTACTACGTCTCCGGCAGGCCCGCTGTCTTTGCTGTGGACCGTCTCAGCG GAGAGGTCCGCCTCCTGGGGCGGTTGGACTACGAGCTGCAGAGGTGGTACAGGCTTGCTGTCCTGCTGGCAGACCACAGCCAAGACCAGGACCCCACCCACCGCCGCTCGGGCTCCTGCACCATTACCATCGAGGTTGAG GACGTGAATGACCATGCTCCCGAGTGTGAGCCCCCACTCCAGGAGCTCATCGTCCACGCACCCCTGGGCCGTCGTATGGAGGTGACCAACCTGTCATGTTGGGTACCCCAGGAGCCACAACGCCTGGCCTTCTCCTACAGCATCGTGGCGG GGAATAGCCAGAGCCGATTCAGACTGCAAGGAGCTGCCTTGGTGCACAGTGAAGCCACGGTGGGACCCCCCTGGCCAAATCAGCCCCATACTCAGGAGCTCTTGATCCGTGTGGCCGATGCAGGTCCCTCCATACCCCGCCTCAGCACCACAGCCACGGTCATTGTGCATCTAGTCCCCTGGAGGGCCAGCACAGAGGCCACCAGCACCCACAGAGCCACG GTGCCTTCAGGGGTGACACCCCTGCTCGTGACAGATACAGAGGCTTTCTGGCAGCCGGAGCCCTGGTTCGTGGTAGTGCTGACGGTGACGGGCGCCCTTCTCCTCGCGGCTCTGGGCTGGCTCCTCAGCAGGCCCCTCCAGGG GTTGGCCCAGGTGATACAGGCACCAAGCAAACCAGCCCAGTGTCTTCTGCCAAACAG CACCCAGGGAACCCAGGGGTCCATGGAGGGGTTCGTGGCGGCACCAAGGATGCAGATGCCCCAGCAACCCAGCAGCGTCCGAAGCCTG CAGCATTTTGATGGCAGAGCGCAGGATTCCC GTACAGGCAGAGATTACCTGTTCAACACGCGCACGGGAGCCCGGCGTTGGCTCTGA
- the CDHR4 gene encoding cadherin-related family member 4 isoform X11, giving the protein MLLLRPPALLLTLVVCDICCLPWFVNVSESQGPGTVLESFSFNCSSHVPTLELLHVQPPTTFFNPPSLTRWQGIYVGMVTLSSSARLDALAVNHYELRLRFTCGTHVMEGPLSVDVQRDSGRIQCAGRFASPAGEVIQVPETVQPGAQLYTLLLPGLELRGAQVSITSAQDPAHFPGPFSIDGQGWLRAPPQGLKGQAPKAFQLHIVVTFGQNRSCHGVLRVDVLPVPSSQVSFLEQAQNITIPENLAPGSKVAQVHAQGSDVRYEILSPAPCPLFSIGRDDGVVRSTAPLELAQAPGTAVTRLQVKAYERLRPWASVEQDLTVNVRSVNRWPPRCLPALLVTQIPETTPVGTVLTTFTCTDPDSPGSALDFQLLSHSPPGPASLCLRNRVLEVPSPFPVPLLHAWDKKGGRLRVNATLDCDTPGVCFQHVASILVLDGGQPLMTTEVPVLVTVTPVNEFSPACAPRTFHVREDAGPHTLLGSVVGTDADYPHDSAEYYVSGRPAVFAVDRLSGEVRLLGRLDYELQRWYRLAVLLADHSQDQDPTHRRSGSCTITIEVEVVQPQGLDEGSDSSVLLSRCASVPSVGWLDRVVPSCGKPCSLGPDTRAVAGRGGGTGLGVWKVGDLTAFLQDVNDHAPECEPPLQELIVHAPLGRRMEVTNLSCWVPQEPQRLAFSYSIVAGNSQSRFRLQGAALVHSEATVGPPWPNQPHTQELLIRVADAGPSIPRLSTTATVIVHLVPWRASTEATSTHRATVPSGVTPLLVTDTEAFWQPEPWFVVVLTVTGALLLAALGWLLSRPLQGLAQVIQAPSKPAQCLLPNSTQGTQGSMEGFVAAPRMQMPQQPSSVRSLQHFDGRAQDSREYPLPNHSPPGPTFSPFPTSVSPPTTNPLSDLSLNGVCPQPSSPLSQCLSSTCRTRR; this is encoded by the exons ATGCTGCTGCTCAGGCCCCCCGCGCTGCTGCTTACCCTGGTAGTCTGCG ACATCTGCTGCCTGCCCTGGTTCGTAAATGTCTCTGAGAGCCAGGGGCCTGGCACGGTCCTTGAGTCCTTCTCCTTCAACTGCTCATCTCACGTGCCTACCCTGGAGCTGCTCCATGTGCAGCCACCCACCACCTTCTTCAACCCACCCAGCCTGACCAGGTGGCAGGGGATCTATGTGGGCATG GTTACCCTGAGCAGCTCAGCCCGGCTGGATGCCCTAGCAGTGAACCACTATGAGCTGCGGCTGCGGTTCACGTGTGGCACTCATGTGATGGAGGGACCCCTCTCTGTGGATGTGCAGCGGGACTCCGGCCGTATCCAGTGTGCTGGCCGATTTGCCAGCCCAG CTGGCGAAGTCATCCAGGTGCCGGAAACTGTCCAACCTGGCGCCCAGCTATACACTCTGCTGCTCCCAGGCCTGGAACTCCGGGGTGCCCAG GTGAGCATCACCAGTGCCCAGGACCCTGCACACTTCCCCGGACCTTTCTCCATCGATGGGCAGGGTTGGCTGCGGGCACCGCCCCAGGGCCTCAAAGGCCAGGCTCCAAAG GCTTTCCAGCTCCACATCGTGGTGACCTTCGGACAAAACCGGAGCTGTCATGGGGTGCTGAGAGTGGACGTTCTGCCTGTCCCCTCCAGCCAGGTCTCCTTCCT GGAGCAGGCCCAGAACATCACCATCCCTGAGAACCTGGCTCCCGGGAGTAAGGTGGCTCAGGTCCACGCCCAGGGCTCTGACGTGCGCTACGAAATCCTCTCCCCAGCACCGTGCCCGCTCTTCTCCATCGGACGTG ATGATGGTGTGGTCCGGTCCACCGCACCCCTGGAGCTGGCACAGGCCCCAGGTACAGCAGTTACTAGGCTGCAGGTGAAGGCCTATGAGCGACTCCGGCCCTGGGCCAGCGTCGAACAGGACCTCACGGTGAATGTGCGGTCGGTCAACCGCTGGCCTCCACGCTGCCTTCCAGCGCTACTGGT GACACAGATCCCGGAGACCACGCCTGTGGGCACCGTGCTGACCACCTTCACTTGCACTGACCCGGACTCCCCTGGCTCTGCCCTTGACTTCCAGCTGCTGTCCCACAGCCCTCCTGGCCCAGCCAGCCTCTGCCTTCGAAACAGGGTCCTGGAGGTGCCCAGCCCATTCCCAGTCCCCCTGCTGCATGCCTGGGACAAGAAGGGGGGAAGGCTGAGG GTGAATGCCACGCTGGACTGTGACACTCCTGGGGTGTGCTTCCAGCATGTGGCCTCCATCCTGGTCCTCGATGGGGGCCAGCCCCTGATGACCA CTGAGGTGCCAGTGCTGGTGACAGTGACGCCTGTCAACGAGTTCTCCCCAGCCTGTGCTCCACGCACGTTCCATGTTCGGGAGGATGCGGGACCCCACACTCTGCTGGGCTCTGTGGTGGGCACGGACGCGGATTATCCTCATGACAGCGCTGAGTACTACGTCTCCGGCAGGCCCGCTGTCTTTGCTGTGGACCGTCTCAGCG GAGAGGTCCGCCTCCTGGGGCGGTTGGACTACGAGCTGCAGAGGTGGTACAGGCTTGCTGTCCTGCTGGCAGACCACAGCCAAGACCAGGACCCCACCCACCGCCGCTCGGGCTCCTGCACCATTACCATCGAGGTTGAGGTGGTTCAGCCCCAAGGCCTTGATGAGGGCTCAGACTCTAGCGTTCTGCTCTCCcgctgtgcctcagttccctccgTTGGTTGGCTAGACAGGGTGGTGCCTTCCTGTGGAAAGCCTTGCAGCCTGgggcctgacaccagggctgTGGCGGGAAGAGGCGGAGGCACTGGCCTAGGGGTTTGGAAAGTGGGTGACCTGACTGCCTTCCTGCAGGACGTGAATGACCATGCTCCCGAGTGTGAGCCCCCACTCCAGGAGCTCATCGTCCACGCACCCCTGGGCCGTCGTATGGAGGTGACCAACCTGTCATGTTGGGTACCCCAGGAGCCACAACGCCTGGCCTTCTCCTACAGCATCGTGGCGG GGAATAGCCAGAGCCGATTCAGACTGCAAGGAGCTGCCTTGGTGCACAGTGAAGCCACGGTGGGACCCCCCTGGCCAAATCAGCCCCATACTCAGGAGCTCTTGATCCGTGTGGCCGATGCAGGTCCCTCCATACCCCGCCTCAGCACCACAGCCACGGTCATTGTGCATCTAGTCCCCTGGAGGGCCAGCACAGAGGCCACCAGCACCCACAGAGCCACG GTGCCTTCAGGGGTGACACCCCTGCTCGTGACAGATACAGAGGCTTTCTGGCAGCCGGAGCCCTGGTTCGTGGTAGTGCTGACGGTGACGGGCGCCCTTCTCCTCGCGGCTCTGGGCTGGCTCCTCAGCAGGCCCCTCCAGGG GTTGGCCCAGGTGATACAGGCACCAAGCAAACCAGCCCAGTGTCTTCTGCCAAACAG CACCCAGGGAACCCAGGGGTCCATGGAGGGGTTCGTGGCGGCACCAAGGATGCAGATGCCCCAGCAACCCAGCAGCGTCCGAAGCCTG CAGCATTTTGATGGCAGAGCGCAGGATTCCCGTGAGTACCCGCTTCCTAACCATTCTCCACCTGGGCccactttctctccttttcccacTTCAGTATCTCCTCCTACCACCAATCCACTGTCTGATCTTTCCCTGAATGGAGTCTGTCCTCAGCCCTCCTCCCCCCTCAGCCAGTGTTTGTCAAGCACCTGTAGGACCAGGAGATGA
- the CDHR4 gene encoding cadherin-related family member 4 isoform X13: MVTLSSSARLDALAVNHYELRLRFTCGTHVMEGPLSVDVQRDSGRIQCAGRFASPAGEVIQVPETVQPGAQLYTLLLPGLELRGAQVSITSAQDPAHFPGPFSIDGQGWLRAPPQGLKGQAPKAFQLHIVVTFGQNRSCHGVLRVDVLPVPSSQVSFLEQAQNITIPENLAPGSKVAQVHAQGSDVRYEILSPAPCPLFSIGRDDGVVRSTAPLELAQAPGTAVTRLQVKAYERLRPWASVEQDLTVNVRSVNRWPPRCLPALLVTQIPETTPVGTVLTTFTCTDPDSPGSALDFQLLSHSPPGPASLCLRNRVLEVPSPFPVPLLHAWDKKGGRLRVNATLDCDTPGVCFQHVASILVLDGGQPLMTTEVPVLVTVTPVNEFSPACAPRTFHVREDAGPHTLLGSVVGTDADYPHDSAEYYVSGRPAVFAVDRLSGEVRLLGRLDYELQRWYRLAVLLADHSQDQDPTHRRSGSCTITIEVEVVQPQGLDEGSDSSVLLSRCASVPSVGWLDRVVPSCGKPCSLGPDTRAVAGRGGGTGLGVWKVGDLTAFLQDVNDHAPECEPPLQELIVHAPLGRRMEVTNLSCWVPQEPQRLAFSYSIVAGNSQSRFRLQGAALVHSEATVGPPWPNQPHTQELLIRVADAGPSIPRLSTTATVIVHLVPWRASTEATSTHRATVPSGVTPLLVTDTEAFWQPEPWFVVVLTVTGALLLAALGWLLSRPLQGLAQVIQAPSKPAQCLLPNSTQGTQGSMEGFVAAPRMQMPQQPSSVRSLQHFDGRAQDSREYPLPNHSPPGPTFSPFPTSVSPPTTNPLSDLSLNGVCPQPSSPLSQCLSSTCRTRR, encoded by the exons ATG GTTACCCTGAGCAGCTCAGCCCGGCTGGATGCCCTAGCAGTGAACCACTATGAGCTGCGGCTGCGGTTCACGTGTGGCACTCATGTGATGGAGGGACCCCTCTCTGTGGATGTGCAGCGGGACTCCGGCCGTATCCAGTGTGCTGGCCGATTTGCCAGCCCAG CTGGCGAAGTCATCCAGGTGCCGGAAACTGTCCAACCTGGCGCCCAGCTATACACTCTGCTGCTCCCAGGCCTGGAACTCCGGGGTGCCCAG GTGAGCATCACCAGTGCCCAGGACCCTGCACACTTCCCCGGACCTTTCTCCATCGATGGGCAGGGTTGGCTGCGGGCACCGCCCCAGGGCCTCAAAGGCCAGGCTCCAAAG GCTTTCCAGCTCCACATCGTGGTGACCTTCGGACAAAACCGGAGCTGTCATGGGGTGCTGAGAGTGGACGTTCTGCCTGTCCCCTCCAGCCAGGTCTCCTTCCT GGAGCAGGCCCAGAACATCACCATCCCTGAGAACCTGGCTCCCGGGAGTAAGGTGGCTCAGGTCCACGCCCAGGGCTCTGACGTGCGCTACGAAATCCTCTCCCCAGCACCGTGCCCGCTCTTCTCCATCGGACGTG ATGATGGTGTGGTCCGGTCCACCGCACCCCTGGAGCTGGCACAGGCCCCAGGTACAGCAGTTACTAGGCTGCAGGTGAAGGCCTATGAGCGACTCCGGCCCTGGGCCAGCGTCGAACAGGACCTCACGGTGAATGTGCGGTCGGTCAACCGCTGGCCTCCACGCTGCCTTCCAGCGCTACTGGT GACACAGATCCCGGAGACCACGCCTGTGGGCACCGTGCTGACCACCTTCACTTGCACTGACCCGGACTCCCCTGGCTCTGCCCTTGACTTCCAGCTGCTGTCCCACAGCCCTCCTGGCCCAGCCAGCCTCTGCCTTCGAAACAGGGTCCTGGAGGTGCCCAGCCCATTCCCAGTCCCCCTGCTGCATGCCTGGGACAAGAAGGGGGGAAGGCTGAGG GTGAATGCCACGCTGGACTGTGACACTCCTGGGGTGTGCTTCCAGCATGTGGCCTCCATCCTGGTCCTCGATGGGGGCCAGCCCCTGATGACCA CTGAGGTGCCAGTGCTGGTGACAGTGACGCCTGTCAACGAGTTCTCCCCAGCCTGTGCTCCACGCACGTTCCATGTTCGGGAGGATGCGGGACCCCACACTCTGCTGGGCTCTGTGGTGGGCACGGACGCGGATTATCCTCATGACAGCGCTGAGTACTACGTCTCCGGCAGGCCCGCTGTCTTTGCTGTGGACCGTCTCAGCG GAGAGGTCCGCCTCCTGGGGCGGTTGGACTACGAGCTGCAGAGGTGGTACAGGCTTGCTGTCCTGCTGGCAGACCACAGCCAAGACCAGGACCCCACCCACCGCCGCTCGGGCTCCTGCACCATTACCATCGAGGTTGAGGTGGTTCAGCCCCAAGGCCTTGATGAGGGCTCAGACTCTAGCGTTCTGCTCTCCcgctgtgcctcagttccctccgTTGGTTGGCTAGACAGGGTGGTGCCTTCCTGTGGAAAGCCTTGCAGCCTGgggcctgacaccagggctgTGGCGGGAAGAGGCGGAGGCACTGGCCTAGGGGTTTGGAAAGTGGGTGACCTGACTGCCTTCCTGCAGGACGTGAATGACCATGCTCCCGAGTGTGAGCCCCCACTCCAGGAGCTCATCGTCCACGCACCCCTGGGCCGTCGTATGGAGGTGACCAACCTGTCATGTTGGGTACCCCAGGAGCCACAACGCCTGGCCTTCTCCTACAGCATCGTGGCGG GGAATAGCCAGAGCCGATTCAGACTGCAAGGAGCTGCCTTGGTGCACAGTGAAGCCACGGTGGGACCCCCCTGGCCAAATCAGCCCCATACTCAGGAGCTCTTGATCCGTGTGGCCGATGCAGGTCCCTCCATACCCCGCCTCAGCACCACAGCCACGGTCATTGTGCATCTAGTCCCCTGGAGGGCCAGCACAGAGGCCACCAGCACCCACAGAGCCACG GTGCCTTCAGGGGTGACACCCCTGCTCGTGACAGATACAGAGGCTTTCTGGCAGCCGGAGCCCTGGTTCGTGGTAGTGCTGACGGTGACGGGCGCCCTTCTCCTCGCGGCTCTGGGCTGGCTCCTCAGCAGGCCCCTCCAGGG GTTGGCCCAGGTGATACAGGCACCAAGCAAACCAGCCCAGTGTCTTCTGCCAAACAG CACCCAGGGAACCCAGGGGTCCATGGAGGGGTTCGTGGCGGCACCAAGGATGCAGATGCCCCAGCAACCCAGCAGCGTCCGAAGCCTG CAGCATTTTGATGGCAGAGCGCAGGATTCCCGTGAGTACCCGCTTCCTAACCATTCTCCACCTGGGCccactttctctccttttcccacTTCAGTATCTCCTCCTACCACCAATCCACTGTCTGATCTTTCCCTGAATGGAGTCTGTCCTCAGCCCTCCTCCCCCCTCAGCCAGTGTTTGTCAAGCACCTGTAGGACCAGGAGATGA